The Prionailurus viverrinus isolate Anna chromosome B4, UM_Priviv_1.0, whole genome shotgun sequence genome has a window encoding:
- the APOBEC1 gene encoding C->U-editing enzyme APOBEC-1: MASDKGPSAGDATLRRRIEPWEFEVFFDPRELRKEACLLYEIKWGTNHRIWRNSGRNTANHVELNFIEKFTSERHFCPSVSCSITWFLSWSPCWECSKAIGGFLSQHPSVTLVIYVSRLFWHLDQQNRQGLRDLVNSGVTVQVMRVPEYDHCWRNFVNYPPGEEDHWPRYPVVWMKLYALELHCIILSLPPCLKILRRCQNQLTLFRLTLQNCHYQMIPPHILLATGLIQLPVTWR, translated from the exons ATGGCTTCTGACAAAG GGCCTTCCGCTGGAGATGCCACCTTGAG GAGAAGAATTGAACCCTGGGAGTTTGAAGTCTTCTTTGACCCCAGAGAACTCCGCAAAGAGGCCTGTCTGCTCTATGAAATTAAGTGGGGCACAAACCATAGGATCTGGCGAAACTCGGGCAGAAACACCGCCAACCACGTTGAGctcaattttatagaaaaatttacTTCAGAAAGGCATTTTTGCCCCTCCGTCAGCTGTTCCATCACCTGGTTCCTGTCCTGGAGTCCCTGTTGGGAATGCTCCAAGGCTATCGGAGGATTTTTGAGTCAACACCCTAGCGTGACTCTGGTTATTTATGTATCTCGGCTCTTCTGGCACCTGGATCAACAAAACCGGCAAGGACTCAGGGACCTCGTCAACAGTGGTGTGACCGTCCAGGTTATGAGAGTCCCAg AGTATGATCACTGCTGGAGGAATTTTGTCAACTACCCACCTGGGGAAGAAGATCACTGGCCCAGATACCCTGTTGTATGGATGAAGCTGTATGCACTGGAACTGCACTGCATAATTCta agtcTCCCTCCCTGCTTAAAGATTTTAAGAAGATGTCAGAATCAGCTTACATTGTTCAGACTTACTCTTCAAAATTGCCATTACCAAATGATTCCCCCCCATATCCTTTTAGCTACAGGGTTGATACAACTTCCTGTGACTTGGAGATGA